Genomic DNA from Nomascus leucogenys isolate Asia chromosome 10, Asia_NLE_v1, whole genome shotgun sequence:
CATTCAACAATGATTCACAGGGCTggcgcggttgctcacacctgtaatcccagcactttgcgaggctgaggtgggcagatcacttgaggtcaggagttcaagaccagcctgaccaacatggtgaaaacccatctctacttaaaatacaaaattacaaaattagccaggcgtggtggtgcacacctgtaatcccagctacttgggaggctgaggcaggagaatagcttgaacccaggagacagaggttgcagtgagctgagatcataccactgcattccggcctggggaacaagggcaaaactctgtctcgaacaaaacaaaacaaaacaaaaaacgattCACGGACTATTCGCCCTGTCCCAGGCACTATTCCAAGtactggggacacagcagtgaattATAGTGATCAAAATTTCTGCCCTCAGGGCACTCGAATCCAGGGAGGCAAAGAGTAAATAAACCAGATGAGAGAAATCCAGAGTGTGTCAGAGGAGAATTACTGGTAAACACAAAAATCTACAATAAAGCAAAGAAGGGGAAAGGAATGAGGTAAACGTTAACACTGAGGCCGGTGAAGGCTTCACTAGAATGCTGACCCTTTAAATTAAGACAGGGAGGAAAGGTGAGGCACGCAGGCATATGACAAAAGAACCATTCAGGCCCAGGATCCAGAGGCCGAGCTCACCTGGGCTGTGCAAGGAGCAATGTGGCTGCTACAGACTGAGTGAGGTGGGGAGGGAATAAGGACAGAaaggggctgggcttggtggctcacgcctgtaattccagcattttggtaggccaaggtgagctgatcacttgaggtcaggagttccagaccagcctggccaacgtggcgaaaactcgtctctactaaaaatacaaaaatcagctgggtgggcgcctgtaatcccagctactcgggaggctggggcacaaggatcacttgaacccaggaggtgaaggttgcagtgagcccagatagtgccactgcactccactccagattggacaacaaagtgagactctgtctcaaaaaaagacagaaaggacgTGCTGAGTGGATGCACAAAGAGATCCTCTATGTTCTGGCTTCTCCCAAGCTGTCCAGCCTGGTCGCTCACCGTGACCTACCTCACATTCTAGGCCTCTGTACACCCTGCTCCTTCCTTTCCACCTCTTTCTCTTAAGTCACCCTTTCCTCATCCCTCAGCTCAGAcatcccttcctccaggaagccctctctgaTTCTCCCAGGTGGAGTGACGCACCTCTTCTGGGTGGCCCCAGTCCGCTGGGATTTCCTGATCCCAGCCCAGACCACTCTAGGCTGTCCCTGTCTAATGATGGGTTCTGTCTCTCGTCAGGCTGCACTGGAGGCTCCATGGAGGCAGGACCTATCTTGGGTATGACTGAGGGCAAAGCCCAGCAAGTGCCTGTTGAATAACCAAATGAAAGGTGGGGCGGGGGAGTGTCCCAGGTAGAGAGTCCTCACGTGGATGCGGCAGCCATCATCTACAGGGTAGGAACCCAGCAGCGCATCCTCTTGATCCAGCTTGCTGTAGAACTTGTCGTCAACTCCATACAGCTCCAGTTCCATGCAGGAAGCAGGGCTGCCCACCAGCAACTCCAGTTTACACTGCGAGGAGGAGGCAGGGTGAGAAGGCGGCCAGGGGCCCCGCCCCTTGCATCAATGACCATCGCTACGTCCCTGTTCCTCCAAAAGACCCCCCAGTCAGGACGCACGGGGCCGCAACCCGGCCCCTCGCCTCTTGCCCCCGCCCTCTGGACCGTCGGATTTTTCGCTGGACCCGGCCCTCGTCTCTGCACTCTCGAGTTCTCTCCGGACCCGCCCCGCCGCGACCGGGTCCCCAGCCTCCGCAGCCTGGGATCACCTCCGGACCCGCCCAGTCGCTCCCcggcccctccccacctcccccttcCGGGAACCCCCCAATTTCTTCGCCCCGCCCCTCCGGACCCCGCCCCCATGGCCACACCTTGAACTCAGCGATGGTGAGGCTGCGGCTGTATCGCTTCTCGGAGCGGAAGGTGTTGAGGGAGCTGCTGATGAAAACGGTCACCGTGGGTGCCGACACCCCCGTCACGTCCATCTTGCCGCGCCCTGCCAAGGCCTGCAGCGCGGTCCAGCCGCCTCACACCCGctccgcagccgccgccgccgccgctgctgctgctgctgctgggctaTCAGCCCCGCCTCCTGCTCCGAGTCTGACCAATCCGCGCTCTCCTGCCAGGAGCATTCGCCAATCGCCGCCGTCCCTTCCCCCGCCAGGAAGAAGGCTCTCCTTACTCTTGGGCCAGCCCAGCCAATCCAGAGAGGCCTTCCATAGTTCACGGTTCTTCCAATAGCGGCCCGGGAAAGGACCAGAACAGGCGGCGAAGACTGAAGCCCGGAGGTAGGACTGGCAAGAGCTCGCTCAGTCCGCGAAGGGTAAACTCGCGCATGCGCACTGGCCTTCAGCCAAGCCAAGCGCCGTGGCTTGTTCTGGACGCTCATTGTTTTGCGGCTTACGATGCGCATCGTTTTCCTGGCTCTGGCACCACATCCATACTATTCTGTAAACTGAGGCGGCGATGcccaaaaattggaagcaattaCTCTAAGATATCAAAAGATTGAAGCAAGCCATGAAATCTTTCCGCGGACAGAGCCGAGCCCAAGGCTGCGGGGAGCCAGCACGTGTGCGCAGCTCCGCCCTCTTTTGGCGAAGCACCTAGGCCTGGCCCCTCTCGCGACCTGTAGCGCGGCGGAGTAAGTGCAGTAGGCTGAGAGGGCTGCGCGGGCTGCGCGTCGCCATGGAGCCCGACGGGACCTACGAGCCGGGCTTTGTGGGTATTCGCTTCTGCCAGGAATGGTGAGGCGGAGGGAGCGGGTGATGTTAGAAGGCGGGCGAGGAATGGCTCCAGGACTAACCCCTggcacctccccctccccacagtAACAACATGCTGTACCCCAAGGAAGACAAGGAGAACCGCATTCTGCTCTACGCGGTGAGCGCCGGGGTCTTCCCCGGCGGGTCCACCTGTTCCCAGCGtggccccaccctgccccctgcctCTGTGACCGGACTCCTTGTTCGCCCCCCGCtgcacctcaagtgatcctgacTCTCATGTCCTGCCCATCCTCAAAGACAGTCCTGTCGTCATACCCTCCGGGATcaccctgccctctcctcccaaTCTTAGCTGGAATCCTTCCGTGACCCCCTTTCCCCCACACTCGCCCTCTCGCAGTGCCGGAACTGTGATTACCAGCAGGAGGCCGACAACAGCTGCATCTATGTCAACAAGATCACGCACGAAGTGGAGTGAGTGGCGGGCCCTGAGCTGGGGGCGGGGGTGTTGGCTCTGGAGGCTGGGTCTGAGCGTAATTTTGCACCCCCGCGTCCCTGCAGCGAACTGACCCAGATTATCGCCGACGTGTCCCAGGACCCCACGTTGCCGCGGACCGAGGACCACCCGTGCCAAAAGTGAGCGCTCAGCTGGTACTGGGGAGGTAAAGTGAGGCTCATCTCCTCACTGGgcgaagggaggagggaagggtgtCAAGCCTCCAGTGACCGAGCCCCCACCTCCTCAGATGCGGCCACAAGGAGGCTGTGTTCTTCCAGTCACACAGTGCCCGGGCCGAGGTAAGTGGCACGAAGGCTTCCTAAGTATCTGGGGCTTGTTTGTTCCTTTCCGGGGGCGGGGATATCAATATGGGTGACCCTGCGCTTCTTGGAACTCTGTGCCGGGCCCTTAACTATTGGTGAAGTTCTCTTGCCTGTTCTTTTGGGGTAAGGCGCTGCTGGGTCCAAACCCTTCCTAACCATGCATCATTTCTGCTAGGACGCCATGCGCCTGTACTACGTGTGCACGGCCCCACACTGCGGCCACCGCTGGACCGAGTGACCTCCCCTCTCCCCCGAGTGTAATAAACACCAGATTCCATGCGTGAGTTTGCTGTGTTTATTTGCCTCGTGGGGAGGACGCTGGCACACCGTATCAGGCTGCGCGGTGCAAGGCGCGGTGCTGTGCGTAGGTGTCGGGCCGGGAGCTGGTGAAGCCGCAGTCCTCGCACACGTGCAGCTTCTCGCGGCGCTCACGGTAAGCGTAGCTGGCCGGCTGTCCGTGCACCTTAGCAAGGTGAGCTTCCAGGGAGCAGCGCTGCGTAAACGCTTTCCCGCAAGCACTGCAGCGGAAGGGCCGGATCCCTGCACAGATGGGCACAGAGGGGAGGGCTGGACAGAGAGGGCAATGGGCTCTGGACTAAAGCCCGCCACCCTGCTTTCCAGTGTTGAGCATTTCTGGTCCCTATTCCAAGCTCTTCAGACTCTTCCACCCATGACCCACCATCTGCTACCCTCACCCAGTGCAGACATGGGCCAAACACCTGTGTCTCCACCCTCTCTCACCAGGATGCTCCCTCCCCTGGGGGATGGAGAGGGAGGCCTTCCCTTGCCTTTCGATCTGGAGCCTGAATCGTATAACCGGCATCCGTCTGCACTCTGCATTCCTTGACAGGCCCCTATTTTGGTGCCACCTTACACCCACCCACTGGGGTCCGAGAGACATCATGTCTTGATTCCCCATGCCCCACATACACAAACCCTGGACACTCCACAGCCCAGCAcctctttccatttccttccatccCCACCTGGGGCCGAGCAACTTTTCCCTGTCCCTGCCACTGCTCACCAGTGTGAGTCCTCATGTGGCGCTTGAGATCGAAGGCGTCGTGAAAGCCCTTGCCACAACAGCGGCACAGGTGGCGGCGCACGGGACTGTGGCACTTGAGGTGCCTTGTCAGCATGCGCTGCAGAGGGAAGGCCTTAGGGCAGAGCGGGCAGCCCAACGTCCCTGGGCCCCTGGGAGCAGAGGTCAGGTTGCCTTGTCTGGGCTGCTGGAGGGATGCAGGAGTTATTAGCCCCTCTGGCTGGACCCCACCCACCCTTTGTTACTCTGCAAATGAGTATTTACAGAGTGCCCCGAGCCACCATGAAGGATTAAGAAGGCAGGTGGGAGAGGGTGATTAGTGTGTGTGCCTGTCACTCTCCAGGGCCTTCCCTCACTATCCCATGGCCCTTACTTTCTCTATGCCAAGTCCCATCTTCTGATGtaacatacacttttttttttttttttaagacaagagtcttgctctgtcgcccaggcaggagtgcagtggtatgatgtcagctcactgcaacctctgcctcctgggttcaagcgattctggtgcctcagcctccccacgaTTACacgattataggcatgcaccacatgcccagttaatttttgtattttttgtagagatggggtttcaccatgttggccaggctcgtctcgaattcctgacctcaagcaatccaccttggcctcgcaaagtgctgggattacaggcatgagccactatgcccggtctacttttctaattttatttgtttattcatttttggggatggagtcaaggtctgtttcccaggctggagtgcagtggcacagtctcggctcactgcaacctctgccctgccgcctaggttcaactgattctcctgctccagcctcctgaggagctgggattacaggcacgtgccaccatgcctggtttttcttttctttctttttttttttcagacagaatctcgctctgtcatccaggctggagtgcagtggcgcaatctcagctcactgcaaccgctgcctcccgggtccaagcaattttcctgcctcagcctcccaaatagctgggattacaggcacgtgccaccgtgtctggctaatgtttgtaattttagtagagacaaggtttcaacatgttggccaggctggtctcgaactcatgacctcaagtgattcaccctcctcggcctcccaaagtgctggaattacaggctaaTTTTATTGTCTATACCTGCAGCCCCAaccagaatataagctccataaaATTGTGGATTTTTGTCTTATTCCCGCTGAATATAATGGCccatgcctagaacagtgcctagcttTCATGAACATACTACATTGCAGCTGGCGCTTTCCTTCCTCCAATGCATGCACAGCTGAAATAACCCTTATCTCCCATGGCACTCCTGTTGCCTTGTCCCATGTTCTGACATAAAGCGGATCATCCACATGTGGGGCTGAATCTTGTTCTGCCCGGCTGGACAGAGAGATCCCTGTGGCTTCCGGCCGTGGTGGCTGGGGTGGCACCTAACAGTAGAGAGCTCACTACTAGGAAAGGAAAGGCATTCCCAACAGAGAGAAGTAGGGGTGGACAGGTCCTGAGGCTGGAGGGCATGTGCAGATGGGTCGGGGGAGCAAGGGGCTGTCAGCTTCATTAAGGCTGAGAGCAGGCAGGAGCGAAACAGCTGGCTTTGCTGGCCAGTTACACACTCACCGCTGTCCACGGATCCCTGACACTGGATGACTGTTGTGCCGGTGGCCCCCCCAGGCTGCTGCAGTCTGAGGAGAAAAGCCAGATGGTGACACTTTGCGTCTCTCCTGCCCCTTACCTCCAGGCATGGTGAGGGGCCCACCTGGGATATAGGCATCTCCCCGGAGCTGGTCAGGCAGGTGGCCCCAGTTGGGGGGCTGTGGACGCCGACTCCTGACCAGGAAGGCGCGGGGCATGCCCTCTGGAAGGCTCTCCACACACAGGGGCTGCTTCCACCTGCTGTCAGACCGCAGCCCCAGGATGACTATCCCTggtgggaaaggaggggaagCCTCTGAGGAACCTCATTCTCTTCATGCAAATTTCCTGACTGGCCCTGGGAGTGGACTAAGCTGGCTCGGATTACCCCTACCTGAGGACCTGCCCATCTTCGCCCAGGTTTTGGAGGGAACCATCCAGCCTCCAGGGGTGGACAAGCACTAGGACCACCAAGCAGGGCCAGGCAAGGGGAGATGGGCCTGGGGAGCTTTTGAGGATAGGAAGAAGAAACAAGGCCCCAGGGGGACTGTCTCCCAGGGGTTGAGGGTCTGTTTGCCAGGCAAATCAGTCACCAGGGGACATCCAGCAGCCTGCCTGGTTATTCAAATCACAGCAGTTGTCTGAGGACACTGAAGGGGCCCCCTGCTGTGATTGCCCTGCTCTGTAGGGTGCAGGGAGGACAGCAGATCTGGATAAGTCAGGGCAAAATGAGGATCCAGGCTGTGCATCCTCATGCAGGATGCCCCACCTCTCTGATCTTCAGATTCCCAGGGCTAAC
This window encodes:
- the POLR2I gene encoding DNA-directed RNA polymerase II subunit RPB9 isoform X1, producing MEPDGTYEPGFVGIRFCQECNNMLYPKEDKENRILLYACRNCDYQQEADNSCIYVNKITHEVDELTQIIADVSQDPTLPRTEDHPCQKCGHKEAVFFQSHSARAEDAMRLYYVCTAPHCGHRWTE
- the POLR2I gene encoding DNA-directed RNA polymerase II subunit RPB9 isoform X2, coding for MLYPKEDKENRILLYACRNCDYQQEADNSCIYVNKITHEVDELTQIIADVSQDPTLPRTEDHPCQKCGHKEAVFFQSHSARAEDAMRLYYVCTAPHCGHRWTE
- the OVOL3 gene encoding putative transcription factor ovo-like protein 3, encoding MPRAFLVRSRRPQPPNWGHLPDQLRGDAYIPDCSSLGGPPAQQSSSVRDPWTAQPRQGNLTSAPRGPGTLGCPLCPKAFPLQRMLTRHLKCHSPVRRHLCRCCGKGFHDAFDLKRHMRTHTGIRPFRCSACGKAFTQRCSLEAHLAKVHGQPASYAYRERREKLHVCEDCGFTSSRPDTYAQHRALHRAA